A portion of the Acidisarcina polymorpha genome contains these proteins:
- a CDS encoding chorismate mutase has protein sequence MNIEDWRKKIDELDRQIVALISERASAAQAIGRLKRVDSLPVYEPNREKVIFENVRSANHGPLPDIEMTHIYERIIDVMRATQRNELASKNPSQEIEKETGAADGAVDHRDAVATPGMEIKA, from the coding sequence GTGAACATCGAAGATTGGCGAAAGAAGATTGATGAATTGGATCGCCAGATCGTGGCGCTCATTAGTGAGCGAGCGAGTGCGGCCCAGGCGATTGGGAGGTTGAAGCGAGTGGATTCCCTGCCCGTTTATGAGCCCAATCGAGAAAAGGTGATCTTTGAGAACGTGCGGTCGGCAAACCATGGACCGCTTCCGGATATCGAAATGACCCATATTTATGAGCGCATCATCGATGTCATGCGGGCGACCCAGAGGAATGAGTTGGCTTCGAAGAACCCATCGCAGGAGATTGAGAAAGAAACAGGCGCGGCTGATGGAGCCGTCGACCATCGGGACGCGGTAGCCACTCCCGGAATGGAGATCAAAGCATGA
- the trpA gene encoding tryptophan synthase subunit alpha: MPIRFASKPGLVAYLTAGDPDLSTTREIALSAIDAGADVIELGVPFSDPLADGPVIQRASERAVAGGTRLVDVLELAAELRVARPSAGLVIFSYYNPVLRFGIEKFCETAEKAGVDGVLVTDMIVEEADDYLVHLRRHHLAPIFLAAPTSPDERLKKIAEVSEGFVYAISRTGITGAQKNLTADAGQLVRRLRSYTNLPIAVGFGVSTAEHVAAVGEFADAAVVGSALVAIIEKSTSEEAPSSIARFIRGLRESPSLAGAAALAR; the protein is encoded by the coding sequence ATGCCAATCCGATTCGCCAGCAAACCAGGCCTCGTCGCCTACCTCACGGCGGGCGACCCCGATCTCTCGACGACGCGCGAGATTGCACTCTCTGCCATCGATGCTGGTGCGGATGTGATCGAGCTAGGCGTGCCGTTCAGCGATCCCTTGGCGGATGGGCCGGTGATACAACGGGCGAGTGAGCGCGCAGTTGCCGGGGGAACGCGGCTGGTAGATGTGCTGGAGTTGGCCGCCGAGTTGCGTGTGGCTAGACCTTCGGCGGGATTGGTAATCTTCTCCTACTACAATCCAGTACTGCGCTTCGGCATCGAGAAGTTCTGCGAAACGGCGGAGAAGGCCGGAGTGGATGGCGTCCTCGTTACCGACATGATCGTGGAAGAGGCGGACGATTACCTTGTCCATCTGCGCAGGCATCATCTTGCACCGATTTTTCTAGCGGCCCCGACGAGTCCTGATGAGCGGCTCAAGAAGATTGCTGAAGTTTCGGAAGGGTTTGTCTATGCGATTTCGCGCACCGGCATTACTGGTGCGCAGAAGAACCTGACGGCCGACGCCGGGCAGTTGGTGAGGCGGCTTCGCAGCTATACCAACCTGCCGATAGCGGTTGGCTTTGGGGTCTCGACTGCCGAGCATGTTGCCGCGGTGGGCGAGTTCGCCGACGCCGCCGTTGTGGGGAGTGCGTTGGTGGCGATTATTGAAAAGTCGACCTCTGAGGAAGCGCCCAGCTCCATCGCTCGATTTATCAGGGGTCTGCGCGAGAGCCCGTCCCTCGCTGGGGCGGCTGCGCTGGCCCGATAA
- the trpB gene encoding tryptophan synthase subunit beta: protein MSTTTLPTQTVNIPGRFGAYGGRYVPETLMAALEELELAYAVAQADPAFHLELDSLLRDYAGRPTPLYFATRLTEELGGARIYLKREDLLHTGAHKINNCIGQGLLARRMGKKRIIAETGAGQHGVATATVCALFGMECVVYMGEEDMRRQELNVYRMRLLGAEVRGVNSGSRTLKDAINEAMRDWVTNVRTTHYLLGSVLGAHPYPTMVRDFHRVISKEMRGQILEKEGRLPNAVIACVGGGSNAIGAFYEFLGDENVRLIGVEAGGRGTTLGAHAVRFNGGGSPGVLQGTFSYVLQDEAGQIALTHSVSAGLDYASVGPEHAALHDSGRAEYVSASDADALDATVRLARTEGIIPALESAHAIAECLRVAPTLGRHEILVVNLSGRGDKDIGILSRELKLQGA from the coding sequence ATGAGCACAACGACGTTGCCGACACAGACCGTGAATATCCCGGGGCGGTTTGGCGCATATGGTGGGCGGTATGTCCCCGAGACGCTGATGGCGGCGCTCGAAGAGCTCGAGTTGGCCTATGCGGTGGCTCAGGCAGATCCGGCTTTCCATCTGGAGCTTGATTCGCTGCTGAGGGACTATGCCGGTCGGCCGACTCCGCTGTATTTCGCCACACGGCTGACCGAAGAGTTGGGTGGCGCCAGGATTTACCTCAAGCGTGAGGACCTGTTGCATACCGGTGCGCACAAGATTAACAACTGCATCGGCCAGGGTCTGCTGGCGCGTCGTATGGGCAAGAAGCGCATCATCGCCGAGACCGGGGCGGGGCAGCATGGGGTGGCGACGGCCACGGTTTGTGCCCTGTTCGGCATGGAATGTGTCGTCTATATGGGCGAGGAGGACATGCGCCGGCAGGAGCTGAATGTCTACCGCATGCGGCTGCTAGGCGCCGAGGTTCGCGGCGTCAATTCCGGTTCGCGCACGCTGAAAGATGCAATCAATGAGGCTATGCGCGATTGGGTGACCAACGTTCGGACCACCCACTATCTGCTCGGCAGTGTGCTTGGAGCGCATCCTTATCCCACCATGGTCCGGGATTTCCATCGCGTGATCAGCAAGGAAATGCGCGGTCAGATCCTGGAAAAAGAAGGACGCCTGCCGAATGCGGTGATCGCCTGCGTGGGCGGAGGTTCCAATGCGATTGGGGCATTCTACGAGTTCCTAGGGGATGAGAACGTTCGCTTGATTGGCGTCGAAGCCGGGGGCCGAGGGACGACCCTTGGCGCCCATGCAGTTCGCTTCAACGGGGGCGGTTCGCCTGGAGTTTTGCAGGGGACGTTCTCTTATGTCTTGCAGGATGAAGCGGGGCAGATTGCGCTGACCCACTCGGTATCCGCAGGCTTGGATTATGCCTCAGTGGGGCCTGAACATGCGGCGCTGCACGATTCGGGACGGGCGGAATATGTCTCGGCTTCGGATGCCGACGCGCTCGATGCCACCGTACGGCTGGCGCGAACGGAAGGGATCATTCCGGCTCTGGAGAGCGCCCACGCGATCGCTGAATGTCTTCGGGTTGCGCCCACCCTGGGCCGCCATGAAATACTCGTAGTCAATCTCTCCGGTCGCGGGGACAAGGACATTGGGATCCTGTCGCGCGAACTGAAGCTGCAAGGGGCATAG
- a CDS encoding phosphoribosylanthranilate isomerase, with product MWIKICANTSLEDAQLAVDAGANAVGFVFAESPRRVTRTQVRAIAARLPKNIEKYGVFVHPSFDEVADTVMDCGLTGVQLHTTSDPALPLRLREHFGDMPAPKRLGILRVLHYTTDFDAQVGELQPDHAVDAVLIDSRTAKAVGGTGVAFDWRAAQSSFLRSAPHLRLIVAGGLRPENVADAVYTLQPWGVDVASGVEAFPGKKDPAKVRAFVNAVRQAAAEIEKVKLPAEA from the coding sequence ATGTGGATCAAGATTTGCGCGAACACCAGCCTGGAAGACGCCCAGCTCGCAGTAGATGCGGGTGCGAATGCGGTAGGTTTCGTCTTCGCCGAGAGCCCCCGCCGAGTGACGCGGACCCAGGTGCGGGCGATCGCTGCCCGGCTTCCGAAGAACATCGAGAAGTACGGCGTCTTTGTCCATCCGAGTTTTGATGAAGTCGCGGACACCGTCATGGATTGCGGGCTGACCGGAGTTCAACTGCATACGACGAGCGACCCGGCATTGCCGTTACGATTACGCGAACATTTCGGCGATATGCCCGCGCCAAAGCGGCTGGGCATCCTTCGGGTCTTGCATTACACGACGGATTTTGATGCTCAGGTCGGGGAGTTGCAGCCAGACCATGCAGTGGATGCCGTGCTGATCGATTCGCGGACGGCCAAGGCGGTTGGCGGGACCGGCGTTGCCTTCGACTGGCGGGCGGCGCAGAGTAGTTTTCTACGGAGCGCTCCCCATCTTCGGCTGATCGTTGCAGGGGGCTTGCGCCCGGAGAATGTTGCCGATGCGGTGTATACGCTTCAGCCCTGGGGGGTGGATGTCGCTAGCGGAGTGGAGGCTTTCCCAGGCAAGAAGGATCCGGCAAAGGTGAGGGCATTTGTGAATGCGGTCCGGCAGGCCGCGGCAGAGATCGAAAAGGTAAAGTTGCCTGCGGAGGCATAG
- the trpC gene encoding indole-3-glycerol phosphate synthase TrpC: MHLEPILAETRRAVEARKRVAHLPSLEALAAAHQPRGFAAALRRKSEYGPAIIAELKKASPSKGLIRPEFDVEFLAKSLERGGASCLSVLTEEKFFQGSLRNLELASSVTTLPCLRKDFIVDEFQILEARAHQADAILLIAAALEDGELRQFNDAAHRLGLDVLCEVHTAEELARVSDLGCDAYGVNNRDLVSFNVRLEVSLELAEKLPIGAVHVAESGIHTAEDLTRLRNAGFHAFLVGESLMRQADPGEGIAKLLAPSLIPAER; encoded by the coding sequence ATGCATTTGGAACCAATTTTGGCTGAAACTCGGAGGGCGGTAGAAGCAAGGAAGCGAGTGGCTCATCTGCCTTCGCTGGAAGCGTTAGCAGCCGCCCACCAGCCGCGCGGATTTGCGGCGGCGCTGCGGCGGAAGTCGGAGTATGGTCCGGCCATCATCGCAGAGCTTAAGAAAGCTTCGCCATCGAAGGGGTTGATCCGGCCCGAGTTCGACGTTGAATTTCTCGCGAAGTCGCTGGAGCGAGGCGGCGCCAGTTGCTTATCAGTTCTGACGGAAGAGAAGTTCTTCCAGGGCAGTTTGCGAAATCTTGAGCTGGCTTCGTCGGTGACGACCCTCCCTTGCCTGCGGAAAGACTTCATTGTCGACGAGTTCCAGATCCTCGAGGCGCGAGCGCACCAGGCAGACGCCATCCTGCTGATTGCTGCGGCATTGGAGGACGGCGAGCTGCGCCAGTTCAATGATGCAGCGCATCGGCTCGGATTGGATGTGCTTTGCGAAGTACATACGGCCGAGGAACTGGCCCGGGTGTCCGACCTGGGGTGCGATGCCTATGGAGTCAACAACCGGGACCTGGTGTCCTTCAATGTCAGGCTGGAGGTTTCGCTTGAGCTGGCGGAGAAGCTGCCCATCGGGGCGGTGCATGTCGCAGAGAGCGGCATCCATACAGCGGAGGATCTTACCCGGCTGCGGAATGCCGGATTCCACGCATTCCTGGTGGGCGAGTCGCTGATGCGGCAGGCTGATCCAGGCGAGGGAATAGCGAAGTTATTGGCCCCGTCCCTGATTCCGGCGGAAAGATAG